In one Ornithinimicrobium pratense genomic region, the following are encoded:
- a CDS encoding LysR family transcriptional regulator — protein MFDVAGLRVMRAIAEQGSFTAAANSLGYTQPAISQMVRRLEQRTGTALVERSGRTVRLTEAGSLLADRAADILDRIEKAQAEVSAIAGLQAGRVRLMAFPSSSATLVPRALARLRASHPAVTVQFSEAEPPESLAALRSGEVDLAVAFSYEGNDPGRGVDDLSGLDVFDVLTDPVMLVLPKDHELGAQDAVNLADLEAEQWIAGCPRCRGHLLTLAHKAGFDPEVAFETEDYVAVLGLVAAGLGVALVPHLILTTVSHPDVVVRPVVPPSRRVVQVITTPDLRRVPAVAAALDALSSSAAELRGNPCDHQACEEIEGDQAS, from the coding sequence ATGTTCGACGTTGCGGGACTGCGGGTCATGCGGGCGATTGCCGAGCAGGGCTCGTTCACGGCCGCGGCCAACTCCCTGGGTTACACCCAGCCGGCGATCTCCCAGATGGTCCGCCGGCTCGAGCAGCGCACCGGCACGGCGCTGGTGGAGCGTAGTGGGCGGACGGTGCGGCTGACCGAGGCCGGGTCCCTCCTGGCCGACCGGGCGGCCGACATCCTGGACCGGATCGAGAAGGCGCAGGCCGAGGTGTCGGCGATCGCCGGGCTGCAGGCTGGGCGGGTGCGGCTGATGGCCTTCCCGTCCTCGTCCGCCACGCTCGTCCCCCGCGCCCTGGCCCGCCTGCGTGCGAGCCATCCCGCGGTCACCGTGCAGTTCAGCGAGGCCGAGCCACCGGAGTCGCTCGCGGCGCTGCGCAGTGGTGAGGTCGACCTGGCGGTGGCGTTCTCCTACGAGGGCAACGATCCCGGCCGCGGTGTCGATGACCTCAGCGGCCTCGACGTCTTCGACGTCCTCACCGACCCGGTGATGCTGGTCTTGCCCAAGGACCACGAGCTGGGCGCCCAGGACGCCGTCAACCTCGCCGACCTGGAAGCGGAGCAGTGGATCGCCGGCTGTCCCCGGTGCCGCGGGCATCTGCTCACGCTGGCCCACAAGGCGGGGTTCGACCCCGAGGTGGCCTTTGAGACCGAGGACTACGTGGCGGTGCTGGGACTGGTCGCCGCCGGGCTGGGCGTGGCGCTCGTGCCGCACCTCATCCTCACGACGGTGTCCCACCCGGACGTCGTCGTCCGCCCCGTCGTCCCGCCCTCGCGCCGGGTCGTGCAGGTCATCACCACCCCCGACCTGCGCCGGGTCCCGGCCGTCGCGGCCGCTCTCGACGCCCTCAGCAGCAGCGCTGCCGAGCTGCGCGGCAACCCCTGCGACCACCAAGCCTGCGAGGAGATCGAAGGCGATCAGGCGTCTTGA